The genome window GGGCAGAGAGCGCTTTGAAGGACAAGCCATTTATGAAATAAAAGAGGGAAAAATAGTGAAAGTATGGTTTGTAAAATAATATGGATAAGATGAAGAATTTCAGCGATTTACTCAGAAAAATCAGCATTATTCAGGGAGATATTACCCTGATGGAATGTGATGCCATTGTGAATGCAGCCAACACCAGCCTGCTTGGAGGCGGAGGGGTTGACGGAGCAATTCATAGGGCAGCAGGGCCGGAACTTCTTGCGGAATGCAGGCAACTGAACGGCTGCCCCACCGGCAAAGCTAAAATCACCAAAGGCTATCACTTACCGGCAAAGTACGTCATACACACAGTAGGGCCGGTATGGAGAGGCGGACAACACCATGAAGATGAGCTACTTGCCTCCTGCTATGCTGAATCCTTGAAACTGGCTCAGGAAAACGATATTAGAAGCATCGCTTTTCCCGCTATCAGTACCGGTATTTATGGCTTCCCAAAAGAGAGAGCCGCTAACATCGCGGTAAATACTGTGCTCGACTATCTGGAAAACTATTCCACCATTGATAAGGTCATTTTTGTCTGTTTCAGCCATCAGGACAGGGAAATTTATGAAGAAACCATCAGGAGGATGGAGATTTAACACCATTTTGATATTGCTAATTTCGGATGGCGAATTGCGGACATTTAATTTCGGATTGAAAACTAAGGATGTCATGTGTGCGATTTCCGCAGGTATTTTCCCTACTGAGGACTGTATGATGCCAACTTAAAATATTGATGCATTGAAAAACCCCAATCACAGGCAGTTAAAACTTAATCTGACTGAGAAAGTAATAGTTTAATCCCTTTTAAACTTTCCTGACCTCTGTTTCACCGGCAGTATTAACATAAACAAGGCATGCACTAACAGGAGAATAGCCCATTTCTTTCATCAGCGCTGCATATTCCTCCACTTGTCTGTTATGTTTTTCATCAGGCTCTGAAAATTTAAAATCAATAATTACTGCCTTCTGATCCTGTATCACCACACGGTCCGGGATTTTATATTTCCGCCCCGGAATCAGAATGGCCTTTTCGGTTATAACTTCCCAATTTTCTGAAAACCAATCGCTTATCTCAGGATGGTTTACTATTTTTATTATCAGCTTTTTCACCT of Sphingobacteriales bacterium contains these proteins:
- a CDS encoding O-acetyl-ADP-ribose deacetylase, with amino-acid sequence MKNFSDLLRKISIIQGDITLMECDAIVNAANTSLLGGGGVDGAIHRAAGPELLAECRQLNGCPTGKAKITKGYHLPAKYVIHTVGPVWRGGQHHEDELLASCYAESLKLAQENDIRSIAFPAISTGIYGFPKERAANIAVNTVLDYLENYSTIDKVIFVCFSHQDREIYEETIRRMEI